The window agattaTGATGATGTATCACATGTTGGATAATAtattccaaaattctaaaaacaCAGGGTAGAGATCATGCTAGATGTGTTTGTAATAAAGTTTGCTAGTCTATCTTAAGCTATTTCATAGGTAGCTTGTCTTGTTGGTGTTCTTCTTCTCGTCCCTCTTTTTACCTCTCcttttttgttattgttttcAGCAGGTAAAACAAATTTCAACTTCATGTCATTATGGATATTCAACTATAAGTCTCTTTAGTTAAACTAACTAACAAACTTTCTTCCCAAAAAGTTCGACAGAAATTCAGAATGCACAAGGTATCATGGGTGTACTTGAAGACATGCTTAATGCATTAGAGCCGAAAAGCAAAGAGGTATTGAAGAGTTAAAGTTGTTTTCGATTTGATCAATGTAAAGAGAATTTACAACTGTTACCATATTTTTATGAATTGGCGCATGACAGGTCCTCTGTAAGGATGTTATTGTTGACTTGGTGAAGAATTGTCCCGCATATAAGCAAAGGGTTGCACAACTTGTAAACTCAACTTGGTAAGTGTTGTTTTTAGCACTAATCTTAATCGCATATGCACTCctaagaacaaccaaaatatttCCAAACcgaaaaaacaaatcaaacaaacatttCTCAATCATCCTGAATTGGGTCTTCTTCCACCATTACTTCTAAGTCAACTAGAGAATTACTAAGCCTATTACTCCTTGTGAGTTTCATCATAAACAAGTAAATGTTTCCTGATGTAGTATATGATCATTGAGGAAAGATAACTATAAATTCTTCTTACCAATTGACAATTACTAAGATGacttcttcattgacctctatGTAACAAAATATTTCAGATTCGTAACCAAATAATATAGTTGCTTTTGTATATATCATGCAGTGATGAATTATTGCTACAACAAGGACTTGCACTGAATGATAACTTGCAGATTGTCTCAACTAAGCATGAAGCTATTGTTTCAGAAACTCCTATTCTTGTTCCTCCAGTAGAGACACCAAAACCCAAATCTAATAGCACAGTTGTAAAAGCTGATGCTCCTTTAATTGACACAGAAGATAGTAAACATTCTGACAGGTAATTACTAACCCCTTATACAAATGAGtattttgtcattttaacttgctttttttgtttttctttgtctACAGATCTGTATCAAAAGCAGATCAATCTCCAATTGTTTCCAATGGTCAGCCATCATCACCAATAAAAAAGGATCCAGAAATGGACCTATTGAGTTTTGATGACTTGTCGACAGTAAAAAATTCACTGGCGATAGTACCTGCAGGAACTCCCCCAGTTGCTAATTCACAGAATGGCAATGGTTATTTGGACATGTTTTCTCAAGTGCATGATTATCCAAACGGACATGTCCCAAATGGAATGATGTCCCAATATGATCCATCTTTATACAACCCGTATTTTAATGGACAGATTACTCGATCAGCTTCCCATGTCTATGGTAACATCTCTAGACTCTTGCTCATCTAGTTTGAAGGCTTTGATAATATTGTTTTCTCACCAGTTCATGTGGTTATATACCTTGATTGAAAGGAGATTATGGCTGTGAAATGTTGTAACTAACATTTTTCTTAGTTTGGAGACTTATACTCACGTGATCAAGGTCATTAGTTCGAGTCAAGATaggttttattttttgttgcaATATGAGTATATTCTAGGCAGGTTCGAGGAGGTTATCATGACACTACATTGTCGTAATCCTCACTTAAATGAAAACATTTTTAGTGAGAATAAAACTTCACTACTTAAATGTGAACGTTTTTAGTGAGAATCAAAGATATTTGGTCTTTTAAGGAAAAACCTAAAATATTTGCCCTATTaggaaaaaaattaactttttttcaatatCAGGACCTTCACAGTCATGACATTCACTTCAATTTAAGGCGTTCTAAGTGAGAATCGAATCCATGATTTTTGTCTCTTAATGTGACACTGATTCTTATCATTTCAACTACCTTAGTGAGAAGTTACTCTTGTGGTTAGTTGTCGTGGtctcaatttcaattataactTAAAACATTTTGATTGAAGTGAGGCACTACTCTTAGGTGATCAAAGAATGTGACTAGTAGTTTTGTTTATGTTGAAGACTAGTGTTTTTTTACCTAGAATATGCTATATTATCATTTGCCgcaataatcaaatttaaaatctttCCACTTATTTCAAATCATCCTCAATTTTATTGTCTTTTGTCCTGGTAGGCAATCATACGATGACAAATAATTGGTTCCCACAATCACCATGGGAATTCGCAAAGTCAACGAACAATGATCAACCACTCGGTTCACAATATTACAACCCAACTCCACAAGTTACACAAGTTGTCATCACAAACTCGAATTCATTGTCAAACCACCCCGGTTCACCACAACAAGTCATTGTGACGCAACATTCGAATCCGACCGGATTATATTCCCCGCAAATGCAAATGGGAGGGCATATGGGTAATTTTGGCTATGGCTCGGGATATCAAAATAGAATGCCGAGCCTTTCTTTTAGCGATGACAGCAATAGTGTCTATACATCGACACCATCTATTAAAAGCTCTATGACTCATAACGAGTCGTTTGGGGACCTCACCGAtctttcaaaattaaacccCGGAAAAATGTGACTATTTAAAAATCgcaattatttgatttttttattttcaaatcttgATTGTTTCCTTCCCTTCATGTTCTTGCTGGTTCTTACAATAATAAGTATGGGAATTCTCATGCTTCCATTTTTGGTCTACAATAAAAAAGAAACAGCAGCATTTATATTATTGGGTTTGATTCTTTCATTTCAGAATTtcagtttttagtttttattgtATATGATTCTCTacttctaatttaatttaagatattctTATTGAAAATCATATTATTAGACATACCACTTGTTCAACATTTTCCCTAAgtttactttatttttgtttatttttctttcaaccaATTGAAGCATCTTGCAATAATAAAAGTACTTCCATTGAGTTTCATGAATTTCTAATATAACAAGTAGAAAATGTGTAACcactttaaaatataagtaCTACCATTGAGTTTCATAAATTCCTAATATAATAGTAAATGTATAATCACTTTAAAATATAAGTCCTACCAATAAATGTCATGGTAAGTACGTCTCTACTTAATTGCAGGATACAACCATGTTACAAGTGATCGCagatcaatttaattttttttacgaaCGACTTCTGTTTTTCTGTCCGACTAAAGGCTTGACCTCCGATCGAGCTGGAAATGATCTTAGAAACCAATCCctgaaaaataaatctcaatatCGCAttcgtctaaaagaaaaacaaaatttgtgtTTGATCATTTCCTTCACAGTTGCATTCATCTACTGCCAAATACGAATACACGACTTCGGCAATATTGTTAATCAATTCCATAATAAGGTTATACATAATCAATATCTACATTAAGATCATTTCCTTCACAGTTACATTCACCTGCTCTGCCCAAATACGGATATACGATTTTGGCAATATTGTTAATCAATTCCATAATAAGTACGgttatacataattaatatcTACGTTAAGATAGATCTTTGGTTAATTAGATGTATTAGATATTTGATAGATTGAAAACTATGTTGAAATCGCTAATAatcatgataattttttaatattagaccacattcatctaataattcatactccaacaaaataaaatataaaaacgcTAACCCAACAACCATCTCAACCAAAAATTATGAGTTTTAAATTGAGATATAATTCATGTATTTAATTTCACTcttacattaataataataatataaaattttaatgtataaataataatttagttttgaCTACTACTTTCATTATTTAAGATACATCACCCAATTAACAAAATctaataatcaataaataataactaaaaaagtatttttaattttaaaaaaacaattaaattggttaaaaaatataacatttatagataacttaataataaatatgccttttctcatatttaaaattaaaaaaaaaatatattgaaccagttaaatattaattgaaaataaaattaattaattataatattttaaattgataattatCTTATTAACAGATggatttgattatataaaaagttacttttatttatttataacatagaAATTTCCCATCCGGTCTAACCCAAATACGTTTCCCGGTTCGACTGTCTTCGAGTTTGATAATAAGGTTAAAGCGGTTCATCGTTAAAGAGAAGGCATTCGGATTTTCTATCTATCTCTTCTTCTCTAAGATCAACTTCGCGAGGTTGAAGGTAAAGAAATTTCCATTTCAATTCGTTTCATAATCGCGTTTAGATGTTAGGTTTTCGTTGGAAAATCCGGAATATAGCTAGATTTTGAATTCTTACAATTTCACTACGAGATTGGGGTTGCTTCTTCCCGATCCTTGAAGTTTTTTGAATGAGTTCCTTAATTCCTTTTGCAGAGACGGTTTTCAGAGGCTCGCTGAGTTCCGTAATCATTTGAGGAGCTCGTAAGAAGGAAAAACATGCAGGTAAGATTTGATGATTGTGATGATAGCATCATTTTCGTTGATTTTAGATTCGATTTAACTAATAGATTAGATTATATTAGCCTTTATGTTTAGCTAGATTTCTATGGAGATGTTATTGTTAATTAGTAAGTTGTGATTTCTTAACTGGTTTTCTGGAAAGCCCTAATTGTATCTTTTGGATCAATTTGGACAAACAAATGAAAATTAGACCTCTTATTCATGACTTGATGGTTGAGTTGTTCAATGAACAATGTATAGGTCACATGTTAAGCACTGAGTGCATACTGGCTTCATTTGGAAACACCGTTTTTGCCTGTTTTTTCGTTCAGGTGTAGATCCTGATGGGATCATATTTGGAAACAAGATGTATCTGAACTTAGGGCGATTGTTTCTATTAAGACAGACTAtaacatttcaaaataaaataagacatGTTCACGAGAATTTGCCGTTTGACTTAATTGTGCATATTCTTTGTCCGATATTGAGAGTTTTAGAATTGATATGGTATTGTATTGGACATTTCTAGGATGGGGAGGGGAGTAAGGGTTTTTTATTTTGGCTTTGGGAATTATTGGAAGGGATTTTGCTTCCAAATGTGTAAAGGCTTTTGTCGTCGTGCATAAACGATGGATTTTTTTACGTGTATGCAGAATTATTTCAGACCAATGACGCTGAAATAATtatgttgttttttttaaatgaataaaaatattgagaGTTTTTAAGGCCGTGTTATATTGATTGTAGGCATCAAGAGCTAGGCTTTTCAAGGAATACAAAGAGGTACAGCGAGAGAAATCGGCCGATCCAGATATTCAATTGGTCTGCGATGATTCCAACATATTCAAATGGACTGCTCTTATTAAGGTATTTTCTTCTTCAGCGGATTAAAATCCTTTTTTGTCCATCTTTTGGGCTCAGAATGACTGACTTCATGATTTGCGTTTCAGGGGCCATCAGAAACTCCTTATGAAGGAGGAATTTTCCAGCTTGCTTTCTCTGTACCAGAGCAGTATCCCTTGCAACCTCCTCAAGTGCGATTCTTAACCAAAATATTTCACCCAAATGTTCATTTTAAGGTATGAGCTTTCAAGCTATCAATTTCTGTACCCTTTTAAGCCAGTATGGGATGCTGATAATAGGTTAATAATAATGTCAATAAGCTAGTATCAACATAttagaactttttttttttttttataatttggatCCAAATCCAGATCTAACTGAGAAACCATATGAATCCACTCACACCTATATGAGAAATATGACAGGAGGGTATTTCCAAAGGGTACTGGTGGGATTTTATTTCCTTAGTATAAAAAGTTTTACTTCTAGTCTCCAAGCAGCCATTGTcttctataattttataaagttagTTGAAGATCTAGCTTGCAATCACCATGTTCAAACCTCTTGCTTGGGTTGATACCAGagttgttgtttttttatttcaagacattatcttgtatattaataaatgaatgacGCCAAATGACACTTGCGAAGTATAAGTgcatggaaaataaaataagaggggagattttttttcttttcttttttgtagCACAAGGTTCCCTAACATGCTAagtattcaaataaaaaagcTTAAAATAGCCAGAGACatgagtaattttttttcttactattAAACTAATGCTATAAATCCATCAAGGTGGATGAAACAACATTTTTCAATATCTAACACTCACTCCATATCTAACACTCACACCTTATAACGTAATCAATTGGGATTAGTGTTGGTAAATTAGTTACCACTATTCATAATCTGGAAATGGCTACAATAGAGGACAACCTTCTGATACGTTACATACGTAGAGAAAGAAGCTAGGGCAAAGAAGTAGCAGAAAGCATTAGACGCAACTAAAGTCTACATAAGGAAAAGTGGGGGTAAAGGGTTAATAGTTAAGTAAGGACTAGATAAACTGATGCATTATTAATTAGGAATGGGCTAATCAATAACTTCAATTTTAAGCCCATATAACCAAACTATGTAATTGTATAAATAGATACTTCAATTAGATTAGAAGATGTGAATTAGTTAGTCTTGAAGGCAGGGTTCTATTCCTCTCATCCCAATTCTGGTGCCCAATCAATAATGTCACTGTTCTCTTTTCTACATGTTTCGATGCTTTACGATTTCTTTATGATTAGGTTATTCTTAGAATTACCTACATCACCTTCCAAACTTAGTCATCATTTTTTCCCAACCTAATAGAGACTTTAATTTTTCTCATTCCAGTGTTCATACATTCCAGGTGAGAAATGttagtaaataaaaacatatggTTTGCTTgcaatgttttttttcttctaaaatctTCGTTCATGCCAGAGTTTTCAAGAGTTGGGAAGGGAACCAACAAGGAAAGAAGAAACGGTCTCTAATAGGACTAATAacttgttcaatttttttttaaagttccAAATAAAGAGGACTAATAACCTGCATCTCCTTCAATATACTACAAGTCTACAACACATCTACCACAAATGGGAAAATAAAACTACTGTAAACCGAGAGAGAGAGATTGGAactaaatgaattaaaatttcagTTGGTTTTGGATTTGCACTTGCTTTGCTTACCCATATTGGGTGAAATCGAAGATCAGATGATAATAAGTGTTTAGAGGAAGTCCATGTCGTGCACTAAGTGGGCTTCTTTGATATTATTTCGATAATTTTAGTAGTTCAAGTTTTGTTCTTTTTCATTCTTAACCTCCATCTTGGGCGGTTTTGTATCCTAGCAAGAGAAACcctactttttcttttttctcgtGTTTTGATCATTTCCCCTGTTCCAATCTTTGATGATATATATACATGCTAGATTTATATGAGTAACAACAGTAAATATTACTGTTTAGTTGGTAGTTATATGCCATTGAAAGTAGTTAATGATAGTTTGTTTAGTAGTTATAAGTGATTATATACTCCCTAtttaagaacttgtttgatctggTATTATTTGGGATTATCTCTAAATAATCCATGACCCGATCAAACATCActttttcaatttcatcattcATATCATCACTAAAATACTAAGATATCCTTGacttttctaaattttatttattaaaatttgaggGAAAGTAAAAATTGTTAATGAACCTAAATAATGTGAATTTTGtttcaaatcatttaaatatcattcAAGCTCTAAGTAGTAGGATGGAATTGATTTAGGGAGGTGGAATTATTATTGTACAAGGTTCAGTGTTAGtttctattctttttttttcttctctagaACAAGGTCAAGATCATTTCTAATATCAAAGCCCAAAATTAATTGACTTTCTTATTTGGTGCAGACAGGAGAGATTTGTCTTGACATCCTGAAAAACGCATGGAGCCCAGCTTGGACACTTCAGTCGGTCTGTAGAGCAATTATTGCCTTAATGGCTCATCCAGAACCTGATAGTCCATTGAACTGTGATTCAGGTACTAACATTTTTGCTTCATTTTATTGCTTTATTTAATGTCTGATCTTGAACCCTTATATCTTGTTTGATCTAAAGGGGatgattatttggattaatgACTAAAATTGCAtttgtgtttaatattttaaaatggaatAAGGAGTTATTTATCTTCTTCTTGCAAAGGTAATCTTCTACGATCTGGTGATGTTCGAGGATTCCAGTCTATGGCAAGAATGTACACAAGGCTTGCAGCTATGCCTAAGAAGGGGTGAGTTTTCCGGTTTCCTATTTGTACTTTGGAATGATGAAATTCTGAATAATGTTTAGTTTCGAGAACCGAATACCCTTATTGATATGGTTGTGTATTTCTTTGTCTCCCTTTAGACAATGATGAATTAGTGTGTTATTATAGCTGTTGATGAAGATCATATGTGAATAATAAGATGAATCATTTGGTCTTTCGCCATTTATAGATGTGCTCATGTTTTCGGTTATTACAATATCAACTTTTTTTATGGGCTTTTGTTCCCATCAAATGTTAACAAGTTGTtgtcaatgtttttttttttttaaatcagagTTTAGTATCGGTAGAAAATTAACACGATCAGACATTTGATTTCTTAGGAAGATTCTTTCTAGTTGAACTATCTTAGCGGGTTAAGTTTGTCAGTGTTAAATGATTATGTGTGAAATATTAATGGGTTTGTTTATAACTTTGAAAAGTAAGGTTAAGTGCAAGGATAAAAACAAAGCtatccaatataatatattgcacatttaaaattaaaaaatatttctaacatTAAATTTGAACATTTGATTGAGAACcttctttcatatatatatatatatatatatataaattttgtataatagTTTATTCAAGTTAACATGATTAAAGAGTCAAATTAACAAGATTAAAGAGTTTGGTTCAACTTAGAACGATCTTAATTCTaatcgatttaaaaaaaaatattatattttaatgaagactatttatactttatatttgaaatatttgtataataattaaatatataaattaattatactagGGTTGTATATGATGTCTGattctctaatttatttttttttagattttaataaaataattttaactgtttaaaaaaaaattaattgcaaagcataataaacaaaatcatacaaataaataatttaaaatgaaatttaacaTTATGGTGTTTAAACCGTACATTagtttcaaaatgaaaaaacattattaGTTAGATATAatgttttgatatattaaatatgaatatattttctatttaaataatcaactattattaaaattataatatacactttttatttatttattttttatatatatctaccAACTTgatttttctgtttttatttaataagataatttatttaaaattatgattatgtttatgtttttgtagttgattttattttaataattgttttaaattagtttgcaaatatattaaatatgaatgaTCGGATGAATATGGTCGgattcaaccaaaataaaatttgtcaGTTATAGGGTCGTATATTGGTCCTTATAAATTTATCAGCGATCACGAATCGGGTTAGatggataaatttaaatatgaccTTATTATGTTGGTTATACTCGTTGaccaaatatattaaatattgagtCGGTTTAGCATTTATTTGGatatttaacaatatatataaataatttttattaaatatttttttagctaattaaacaaaataaatatacaaatatatatatatatatatatatctatatatataatgatatatataatgatacttaatttttaaagtgtttagattgtcgggtcggattgtgggttgacccgtttttaaatttaaaacggttaaaaataaaattaaaaatgctaagtataactttttaaccaactagactacaaagaatttatattttaaattcaacaccaaatttgataaacgcaggacgttttaatattaatataagtttaactttttaactaactaatatataatgatgttgagtaatggatattgggtcggattatgggttgacccacccataaacttaaaatggttaaaaataaaataaaaaatattattcgtaattttttttcacgatttttatattattactcgtgcaaatgcacgggctaaatgctagttaatataattataatttcaaataaatttatttattgaaaaaaagacaaaaaaaaaaaaaaaaaaaatcaaattagtatatactttaaaattttatttcaaaatattatcattaattagtATACTACTCGTGTTTATTAGAttgatttagttatttaaatatatcatata is drawn from Impatiens glandulifera chromosome 3, dImpGla2.1, whole genome shotgun sequence and contains these coding sequences:
- the LOC124930565 gene encoding TOM1-like protein 9, whose translation is MVNSLVDRATSDMLKGPDFAKIREICNICIRDAVQAKEAIKGVKKRLQSRSPKVQLLSLILLDTLVKNCGDVVHRNVIEKDLLIDMIKIMNKKPDYRVKEKILILIETWQETLGGARAKRPQFYAAFLDLLHAGVTFPRRSEKPTPKLTPPPQPQASPATSLQIVSDEDQPKATAKEDASPSPSSSTEIQNAQGIMGVLEDMLNALEPKSKEVLCKDVIVDLVKNCPAYKQRVAQLVNSTCDELLLQQGLALNDNLQIVSTKHEAIVSETPILVPPVETPKPKSNSTVVKADAPLIDTEDSKHSDRSVSKADQSPIVSNGQPSSPIKKDPEMDLLSFDDLSTVKNSLAIVPAGTPPVANSQNGNGYLDMFSQVHDYPNGHVPNGMMSQYDPSLYNPYFNGQITRSASHVYGNHTMTNNWFPQSPWEFAKSTNNDQPLGSQYYNPTPQVTQVVITNSNSLSNHPGSPQQVIVTQHSNPTGLYSPQMQMGGHMGNFGYGSGYQNRMPSLSFSDDSNSVYTSTPSIKSSMTHNESFGDLTDLSKLNPGKM
- the LOC124928610 gene encoding protein PEROXIN-4; translated protein: MQASRARLFKEYKEVQREKSADPDIQLVCDDSNIFKWTALIKGPSETPYEGGIFQLAFSVPEQYPLQPPQVRFLTKIFHPNVHFKTGEICLDILKNAWSPAWTLQSVCRAIIALMAHPEPDSPLNCDSGNLLRSGDVRGFQSMARMYTRLAAMPKKG